One stretch of Prunus persica cultivar Lovell chromosome G1, Prunus_persica_NCBIv2, whole genome shotgun sequence DNA includes these proteins:
- the LOC18790771 gene encoding uncharacterized protein LOC18790771 isoform X1, whose translation MSPPGDLCTCFAGENGGPYGDHHESADPNCTHCKKSDPSPSSFYYSSSLGYVSVPLSDSEKLRRVVTASIKGFTIGAGLKGGLAIFSILARLRRRKLLASLRKEGVITNNEAIVTALKETLRYGLFLGTFAGTFVSVDEIIGSLAGHRRTAKWRALLAGAIAGPSMLLTGLNTQHTSLAIYILMRAAVLASRCGIKSKRFGGICKPLTWAHGDIFLMCLSSSQILSAYILKQESLPPSYKSFLNKHGGKDTVILQGVKEIASGIPFTNLEAIEKYYKSIGTNIKLDPAMEVPCSIVHGDQSCSAHIISFLVQAYKRALPVYLPVYLIPALIVHRQDLLKRHYSILLKGLLGTARSSLFLSVYCSSAWAWTCFLFRIFRRCNIPMVAMGTFPTGLALAIEKKSRRTEISLYCLARAIESFFTCMADTGYLPPSTKMKRADVVIFSLSTAIIMHCYAQEREVFRSKYLNVLDWVFGVPPPSCETPRCKKS comes from the exons TACTATTCTTCTTCGCTCGGATACGTTTCGGTGCCATTGAGCGACTCGGAAAAGCTACGGCGGGTCGTAACTGCCTCAATCAAGGGCTTCACCATCGGAGCCGGTCTCAAAGGCGGGCTCGCCATTTTCTCCATCTTAGCTCGATTGAGACGACGAAAGCTCTTAGCCTCTCTCAG gAAGGAGGGTGTGATTACAAATAATGAAGCTATTGTTACTGCTTTGAAAGAGACATTGAGATATGGTCTATTTCTTGGAACTTTTGCTGGTACATTTGTTTCAGTGGATGAGATTATAGGTTCTTTGGCTGGTCACCGTAG GACAGCCAAATGGAGGGCTTTGTTAGCAGGGGCTATAGCTGGGCCATCGATGCTTCTCACTGGCCTGAACACGCAGCATACGAGCTTGGCCATATACATACTTATGCGTGCTGCTGTGTTGGCGTCGCGGTGTGGGATTAAAAGCAAACGGTTCGGGGGCATTTGTAAACCTCTCACTTGGGCTCATGGTGACATTTTTCTTATGTGTCTCTCCTCTTCGCAAATTCT GTCTGCTTACATATTGAAGCAGGAAAGTTTACCTCCATCATACAAATCTTTTCTCAATAAACATGGTGGAAAGGATACAGTAATATTGCAAGGTGTAAAAGAGATTGCAAGTGGCATACCTTTTACTAATTTGGAAGCAATagaaaaatattacaaatCCATTGGAACAAATATTAAACTAGATCCAGCCATGGAAGTTCCCTGCTCG ATTGTACATGGAGATCAGTCATGTAGTGCGCATATTATTTCTTTCCTAGTTCAAGCCTATAAGAGAGCATTACCAGTTTATCTTCCAGTGTATCTGATTCCCGCCCTTATAGTTCATCGCCAAGATCTCCTGAAAAG GCATTACTCTATACTACTAAAGGGCCTTCTTGGTACTGCAAGATCAAGCTTGTTTCTATCCGTATATTGCTCATCTGCCTG GGCATGGACATGCTTTCTATTTAGGATTTTCAGGAGATGTAATATTCCAATGGTAGCAATGGGGACG TTCCCAactggcttggccttggctaTTGAGAAGAAAAGCAGGCGAACTGAGATTTCCCTCTACTGTCTTGCTCGGGCCATCGAGAGCTTTTTCACGTGCATGGCTGATACCGGATACTTGCCACCATCAACAAAAATGAAGAGAGCTGATGTTGTAATCTTCAGCTTATCCACGGCAATCATAATGCATTGCTATGCACAGGAGAGGGAAGTGTTCCGATCCAAATACTTGAATGTCCTTGATTGGGTTTTTGGCGTCCCACCTCCTTCTTGTGAAACCCCTCGCTGCAAAAAGAGTTAG
- the LOC18790771 gene encoding uncharacterized protein LOC18790771 isoform X2, with protein sequence MLLTGLNTQHTSLAIYILMRAAVLASRCGIKSKRFGGICKPLTWAHGDIFLMCLSSSQILSAYILKQESLPPSYKSFLNKHGGKDTVILQGVKEIASGIPFTNLEAIEKYYKSIGTNIKLDPAMEVPCSIVHGDQSCSAHIISFLVQAYKRALPVYLPVYLIPALIVHRQDLLKRHYSILLKGLLGTARSSLFLSVYCSSAWAWTCFLFRIFRRCNIPMVAMGTFPTGLALAIEKKSRRTEISLYCLARAIESFFTCMADTGYLPPSTKMKRADVVIFSLSTAIIMHCYAQEREVFRSKYLNVLDWVFGVPPPSCETPRCKKS encoded by the exons ATGCTTCTCACTGGCCTGAACACGCAGCATACGAGCTTGGCCATATACATACTTATGCGTGCTGCTGTGTTGGCGTCGCGGTGTGGGATTAAAAGCAAACGGTTCGGGGGCATTTGTAAACCTCTCACTTGGGCTCATGGTGACATTTTTCTTATGTGTCTCTCCTCTTCGCAAATTCT GTCTGCTTACATATTGAAGCAGGAAAGTTTACCTCCATCATACAAATCTTTTCTCAATAAACATGGTGGAAAGGATACAGTAATATTGCAAGGTGTAAAAGAGATTGCAAGTGGCATACCTTTTACTAATTTGGAAGCAATagaaaaatattacaaatCCATTGGAACAAATATTAAACTAGATCCAGCCATGGAAGTTCCCTGCTCG ATTGTACATGGAGATCAGTCATGTAGTGCGCATATTATTTCTTTCCTAGTTCAAGCCTATAAGAGAGCATTACCAGTTTATCTTCCAGTGTATCTGATTCCCGCCCTTATAGTTCATCGCCAAGATCTCCTGAAAAG GCATTACTCTATACTACTAAAGGGCCTTCTTGGTACTGCAAGATCAAGCTTGTTTCTATCCGTATATTGCTCATCTGCCTG GGCATGGACATGCTTTCTATTTAGGATTTTCAGGAGATGTAATATTCCAATGGTAGCAATGGGGACG TTCCCAactggcttggccttggctaTTGAGAAGAAAAGCAGGCGAACTGAGATTTCCCTCTACTGTCTTGCTCGGGCCATCGAGAGCTTTTTCACGTGCATGGCTGATACCGGATACTTGCCACCATCAACAAAAATGAAGAGAGCTGATGTTGTAATCTTCAGCTTATCCACGGCAATCATAATGCATTGCTATGCACAGGAGAGGGAAGTGTTCCGATCCAAATACTTGAATGTCCTTGATTGGGTTTTTGGCGTCCCACCTCCTTCTTGTGAAACCCCTCGCTGCAAAAAGAGTTAG
- the LOC18792028 gene encoding multifunctional methyltransferase subunit TRM112-like protein At1g22270: MRLLTHNMLSSNIKGVTNGFPLRIEIEKVVEKQVDFNADFLRNMFPKIEWKALVGAARTLGYVELPEEVEPSRLDSEDFLRKFHHALLELHLEEGALVCPETGRRFPVSKGIPNMLLHEDEV; the protein is encoded by the coding sequence ATGAGGCTGCTAACCCACAACATGCTATCTTCCAACATCAAAGGCGTGACCAACGGCTTCCCTCTGCGCATTGAAATAGAGAAGGTCGTGGAGAAGCAGGTTGACTTCAATGCTGATTTCCTTAGGAACATGTTCCCTAAGATCGAGTGGAAGGCCCTCGTGGGCGCCGCTCGTACTTTGGGCTATGTTGAGCTCCCTGAGGAGGTTGAGCCCTCCAGGCTTGATTCTGAAGATTTTCTGCGCAAGTTCCATCATGCCCTTTTGGAGCTTCATCTCGAGGAGGGTGCGCTTGTTTGCCCCGAGACTGGTCGCCGGTTTCCGGTTTCTAAGGGAATACCCAATATGCTACTTCATGAAGACGAAGTGTGA